The Planktothrix agardhii NIES-204 genomic interval GCGGGGATTGAAGGTTTGCACTGCACCCGGAACCGGGGGCATCTTGGGCTATGCTACTGGGCCAAATCCTTTACACCGCATTCCTATGGATAAGCTGGCCCCGCCTGATTTTGATCAGGAGATGATGTTTGCCATTGTTCTAGGTGGGGATGGTACGGTTCTCTCCGCCTCTCGTCAACTGGCACCTCACGGTATTCCTCTATTGGCGGTGAATACGGGTCACATGGGATTTTTAACCGAAACCTACCTGAATCAATTGCCTTCGGTCTTGGAACAAGTGATCGACGGAAACTATATTGTTGAAAACCGGACTATGATTGCGGTGGAGGTATGTCAGTCAGAACAAGTGCTGTGGGAAGCTTTGTGTTTGAATGAAATGGTGTTACACCGGGAACCCATGACCTGTATGTGTCATTTTGAAATTAAAATCGGTCGTCATGCTCCGGTGGATATTGCCGCCGATGGGGTGATTATTTCCACTCCTACGGGTTCAACAGCCTATTGTTTATCGGCTGGAGGAGCCGTGGTAACACCCGGGGTGGAAGTGTTACAGTTACTTCCCATCTGTCCCCATTCTTTGGCTTCTCGG includes:
- the ppnK_2 gene encoding inorganic polyphosphate/ATP-NAD kinase, with product MPKVGIIYNDSKPTACRAATEIKDKLIGRGLKVCTAPGTGGILGYATGPNPLHRIPMDKLAPPDFDQEMMFAIVLGGDGTVLSASRQLAPHGIPLLAVNTGHMGFLTETYLNQLPSVLEQVIDGNYIVENRTMIAVEVCQSEQVLWEALCLNEMVLHREPMTCMCHFEIKIGRHAPVDIAADGVIISTPTGSTAYCLSAGGAVVTPGVEVLQLLPICPHSLASRALIYGETEPVIIYPASPNQLVMVVDGNGGCYVLPEYQVKVKRSPYRAKFIRLQPPEFFQVLREKLGWGLPHIAKPTSVELP